A single window of Paenibacillus sp. SYP-B4298 DNA harbors:
- a CDS encoding deoxyribonuclease IV, with amino-acid sequence MLKIGSHVSFSDKGLLTAANEAISYGSSSFMIYTGAPQNTRRKPIEDLYIAEGKEVMQQHGIGEIVVHAPYIVNLGSYKEDTFELAVRFLQEEIRRTESIGVRNIVLHPGAYTDKDAEYGIARIAEGLNLVLEGTKETNVNIALETMAGKGTEIGRSFEELAAIIDKVRDNDRLTVCMDTCHMHDAGYDLIHDLDGVLQKFDDIVGLNRVAVVHINDSKNPMGAGKDRHAPIGAGWIGHETIKSIVHHERLAGRPFILETPWIGKESKTQRPMYEAEIALLRGNAMERFGDSFFDHVERLHHFFGKQEIDSRVFVLGTWELLKQDAKARKADPREPMDRLYDLVLEHKVLPELSEEEVNQRITAWFAGKSLLVEA; translated from the coding sequence ATGTTGAAAATAGGCTCTCACGTTTCTTTTTCCGATAAAGGCTTGCTCACAGCGGCAAATGAGGCCATATCTTACGGTTCCAGCTCGTTCATGATCTATACAGGGGCACCGCAAAATACAAGACGCAAGCCGATCGAGGATTTATATATTGCAGAAGGCAAAGAAGTTATGCAGCAGCACGGAATTGGCGAAATCGTCGTGCATGCTCCCTATATTGTGAATCTCGGCTCATATAAGGAAGATACATTTGAGCTGGCGGTGCGTTTTTTGCAGGAGGAGATACGTCGCACAGAAAGCATCGGCGTCCGCAACATTGTGCTTCATCCCGGAGCGTATACGGATAAGGATGCCGAGTACGGGATTGCGCGCATCGCCGAAGGGCTGAATCTCGTGCTGGAGGGTACCAAGGAGACGAACGTCAATATCGCCCTGGAGACGATGGCTGGCAAGGGAACGGAGATTGGACGCAGCTTTGAAGAGCTTGCGGCTATTATTGATAAAGTGCGCGACAATGACCGATTGACAGTCTGTATGGATACCTGCCATATGCATGATGCGGGGTATGATCTGATTCATGACCTGGATGGCGTGCTCCAGAAATTTGACGATATTGTCGGCCTGAATCGTGTAGCAGTTGTGCATATTAATGATTCCAAAAACCCAATGGGCGCAGGCAAGGACCGCCATGCCCCGATCGGGGCCGGCTGGATTGGGCATGAGACGATCAAGAGCATCGTGCATCATGAGCGTCTGGCTGGACGGCCGTTCATTCTGGAGACCCCGTGGATCGGCAAGGAGAGCAAAACGCAGCGCCCGATGTACGAGGCGGAGATTGCCCTGCTGCGCGGCAATGCCATGGAGCGGTTCGGCGACTCGTTCTTTGACCATGTGGAGCGGCTGCATCATTTCTTCGGCAAGCAGGAGATCGATTCGCGTGTCTTCGTGCTTGGCACGTGGGAGCTGCTCAAGCAGGATGCCAAGGCGAGAAAGGCCGATCCGCGCGAGCCGATGGACAGACTCTATGATCTGGTGCTGGAGCATAAGGTTTTGCCTGAGCTGAGCGAGGAAGAGGTTAATCAGCGGATTACAGCCTGGTTTGCCGGCAAATCGCTGCTCGTGGAAGCGTAA
- a CDS encoding Flp1 family type IVb pilin, translating to MMTMWNSIKQFGVKLWRDEDGMGTLEVILIIAVLILVALLFKQQILKMVRSLMGTADEKAQTIFE from the coding sequence ATGATGACCATGTGGAACAGTATCAAGCAATTTGGTGTCAAGCTGTGGCGCGATGAGGATGGCATGGGTACGCTGGAGGTTATTTTGATTATTGCGGTGCTTATACTGGTCGCGTTGTTGTTTAAGCAGCAAATATTAAAAATGGTAAGGTCGTTGATGGGAACAGCAGATGAAAAAGCCCAAACCATCTTTGAATGA
- a CDS encoding TadE/TadG family type IV pilus assembly protein — MTSHSGLRKLLQSEQGSFTVESSMVFPLLLVLTITSLFVSLYIYQNTIVYYTASKATERTAFIWDNSKRSPSTGLAPSGQYDSLYWRLKDDHMLESLLGLTAGKELGNVLPLPARGAAGEGASLVQRKLGTGAAWLTESYEGRLELERKVWGRRVKAKLLHPISIQPLEWLLTHSRPYGVAGSAIADPVEFIRSVDLVRYYAGRFNNGKEREEAASILAKRSSK, encoded by the coding sequence ATGACAAGTCATTCTGGCCTGCGCAAACTGCTGCAAAGCGAGCAAGGCAGCTTCACAGTAGAGTCGTCGATGGTTTTCCCACTGCTGCTGGTGTTGACGATCACCTCGCTATTTGTGAGTCTCTATATCTACCAAAATACGATCGTCTATTACACCGCATCCAAGGCAACCGAACGGACAGCCTTCATCTGGGATAACAGCAAGCGCAGCCCATCTACCGGCCTGGCGCCTTCAGGGCAATACGATAGCTTGTATTGGCGGCTCAAGGATGATCATATGCTGGAGTCGCTGCTGGGGCTTACGGCGGGGAAGGAGCTGGGGAATGTTCTGCCGCTGCCAGCACGAGGCGCAGCGGGAGAGGGAGCCTCGCTTGTCCAGCGCAAGCTGGGGACGGGGGCGGCATGGCTGACGGAGAGCTACGAGGGCAGGCTGGAGCTGGAGCGCAAGGTATGGGGGAGGAGGGTGAAGGCCAAGCTCCTTCACCCAATCTCAATTCAACCGCTGGAATGGCTGCTCACCCATTCCAGACCTTATGGGGTGGCGGGCAGCGCGATTGCTGACCCGGTCGAGTTCATTCGCAGTGTGGACCTCGTCCGCTATTATGCAGGGCGATTCAATAACGGCAAGGAGCGGGAGGAGGCGGCAAGCATACTTGCCAAGCGCTCCTCCAAGTAA
- a CDS encoding A24 family peptidase — MAETGAAFVLIALALWFDLRYMRIPNWLTVAGAASAIIYMSVFSGVEGSVKSLAGLAAGLLPMLVLYLCRGIGAGDVKLFAALGAWIGVYPVLYTAMYSILIAGAIGAVLLAVHRPFFIRVVNIVLPPVLRMSGWSSGLNQAWRQGMTFPFMLAAAPGAAAAWYFAF; from the coding sequence ATGGCTGAAACTGGAGCCGCATTCGTCCTGATTGCACTTGCTTTATGGTTTGACCTGCGTTATATGCGAATACCGAATTGGCTGACAGTAGCTGGGGCTGCGAGTGCCATCATTTATATGAGTGTGTTCTCCGGCGTAGAAGGAAGCGTGAAGTCTCTGGCTGGACTGGCAGCAGGGCTGCTGCCGATGCTGGTCCTCTATCTATGTAGAGGAATCGGGGCTGGAGATGTGAAGCTTTTCGCCGCGCTCGGCGCCTGGATCGGGGTCTATCCAGTGTTGTATACGGCGATGTATTCCATCTTGATTGCCGGTGCGATCGGGGCTGTGCTGCTGGCAGTTCATCGGCCATTTTTTATACGGGTGGTCAACATCGTGTTGCCGCCTGTCCTGAGGATGAGCGGATGGTCTTCAGGGCTGAACCAGGCATGGAGGCAGGGCATGACATTTCCATTTATGCTGGCTGCTGCGCCGGGTGCGGCTGCAGCCTGGTATTTTGCATTTTAG
- a CDS encoding TadE/TadG family type IV pilus assembly protein, whose protein sequence is MRQAKPLAGLIHRLLHDRGSITLEAALVAPLFLFLLLIFIVFIHISTVQMALQDAASQAVRQTAAYIYPIALATQSDNEQSPKQPASKPLAGIQATASQLSDWLPDPAGALLNSALTGNWEATANWAARYALEPLVRQYAEPSVLQADRLTVSDVELPDLKKGSERPYLSITVRYELPIRLPFVGRPIILREHAVERVWINDTLAGGGADSSGESADGFVQIIGLEPSPVRPGKKARLTVLTEPGQTLSITVEYKSGTSKAQNLGKMTADENGVISWEWHVSGNTTPGVWELVVTAEDGEQTRLHFEVNKG, encoded by the coding sequence ATGAGACAAGCAAAACCCTTGGCTGGTCTTATTCATAGACTGCTGCATGACAGAGGCTCTATTACATTGGAGGCCGCGCTTGTCGCACCCTTGTTTTTATTCCTGCTGCTCATATTTATCGTCTTTATCCATATCTCCACTGTGCAGATGGCGCTGCAGGATGCTGCCTCCCAAGCGGTGCGTCAGACAGCGGCCTACATCTATCCGATCGCGCTGGCGACGCAATCAGACAATGAGCAATCTCCGAAGCAGCCGGCATCCAAGCCGCTTGCAGGCATTCAGGCGACGGCATCACAGTTGTCAGACTGGCTGCCTGATCCAGCAGGAGCGCTGCTTAACTCTGCGCTGACTGGTAATTGGGAAGCAACGGCGAACTGGGCGGCCAGATATGCGCTAGAGCCGTTAGTGCGCCAGTATGCTGAACCATCTGTGCTGCAAGCAGACAGGCTCACGGTCAGCGATGTGGAGTTGCCTGATCTGAAGAAGGGGTCAGAGCGTCCATATCTGTCGATAACTGTTCGTTATGAGCTACCCATCCGTCTCCCCTTCGTTGGCAGACCAATTATTCTCCGCGAGCATGCTGTGGAGCGCGTGTGGATCAACGATACCCTTGCAGGCGGGGGTGCGGATAGCTCGGGAGAGTCTGCCGATGGCTTCGTCCAGATCATCGGGCTGGAGCCGTCGCCTGTCCGCCCAGGCAAGAAGGCCAGACTTACTGTACTCACCGAGCCTGGGCAGACGCTTAGTATCACAGTGGAGTACAAGAGCGGGACGAGCAAGGCGCAAAATTTGGGCAAGATGACCGCGGATGAGAACGGCGTGATCAGTTGGGAGTGGCATGTGTCAGGTAATACAACTCCGGGTGTGTGGGAGCTGGTTGTGACTGCGGAGGATGGCGAGCAGACCAGGCTCCACTTTGAAGTAAACAAAGGCTAA
- a CDS encoding DUF2621 domain-containing protein, translated as MNTASDGFMYFIIFWAVVLLGFMSIGGYFMFRKFLKVLPKGDGKSKLDWQNYWVERSRPLWTDESKQFLDLLVSPVPQAFRDIAKHSIAAKIGELAVESGATAVTKDHCIEGYILATPRRDYRSLISFLDKNNIDYTPYKHLLS; from the coding sequence ATGAATACCGCATCAGACGGGTTTATGTATTTCATTATTTTCTGGGCAGTGGTGCTGCTGGGCTTCATGTCGATTGGCGGCTACTTCATGTTCCGAAAATTTCTCAAGGTTCTGCCCAAGGGGGACGGCAAGTCCAAGCTGGACTGGCAAAATTACTGGGTAGAGCGCAGTCGTCCGCTCTGGACAGACGAATCAAAGCAATTTTTGGACTTGCTGGTGTCGCCGGTGCCGCAGGCATTCCGTGATATAGCCAAGCACTCCATTGCGGCCAAGATCGGGGAGCTTGCTGTGGAGAGCGGCGCGACAGCCGTCACCAAGGATCATTGCATCGAAGGGTACATACTGGCGACCCCTCGCCGCGACTATCGCAGTCTGATTTCTTTTTTGGACAAGAACAATATTGATTATACCCCCTACAAGCACCTGCTGTCTTAG
- a CDS encoding DUF6382 domain-containing protein, whose protein sequence is MREYAIDFTMNRGHEMVLSDPERLTRDRLDELELRMLQAEKVPGLLELEWLELDGAISFHYKLDGKRMLAHRLQLHPLSMADYCSLLLGVLETLDNCRLYMLRPEAIVLHENYIFAGDSWQELGLVYVPVQDSSSLGQQSSHEGLLGLAVRWATHIQHVDGTALQHILQQLDPGSGSLSELRLLLLDLVSSPYGMTEGNIAHPQTAVQTTVAHRARLADAVAPRPEKIVEAKETMSASVMRNDKAWQPAGGASVSASPVRERDEGIASTNDSSKAGKGVRVHIMLMLVACVAIAAVWRLIYLEEPSKPNLLISSGISMLVAGSAALLYLGLRKREHVITDMDDAQSEEAEDIAGARSIDPPAAGRRILPTEHPAEHPSTRWKLQPEEPNMAYTSVQEHAAGTWNSPPINPQLETSSTEGAHMAQDDATVLLGGRHSSVVANVPGAFYLHRTYQNKKSVVELAQSKLVIGRAADNAGYVDMEQGVSRAHLELVKKEGAVIAKDLGSRNGTFYNGQLMVPYKQYQLKSGDKLQLAGLDGPVYELQGDEAAIPIKQAKSTYNGQAVG, encoded by the coding sequence ATGAGAGAGTATGCAATTGACTTCACTATGAACCGGGGGCATGAGATGGTGCTTTCCGATCCAGAGCGGCTTACTCGCGATCGGCTGGATGAGCTGGAGCTGCGAATGCTGCAAGCGGAGAAGGTACCGGGGCTGCTGGAGCTGGAATGGCTGGAGCTCGACGGTGCGATTTCCTTCCACTATAAGCTTGACGGCAAGCGTATGCTGGCGCATCGTCTGCAACTGCATCCGCTCTCGATGGCGGATTATTGCTCCTTGCTGCTTGGTGTCCTGGAGACACTTGACAACTGCAGGTTATATATGCTGCGTCCTGAGGCAATTGTGCTCCATGAAAATTATATTTTTGCTGGAGATAGCTGGCAGGAACTGGGTCTGGTATATGTACCTGTTCAAGACAGCAGCTCATTAGGGCAGCAATCTTCGCATGAAGGGCTGCTCGGTCTGGCTGTACGCTGGGCAACTCATATCCAGCATGTGGATGGAACAGCCCTGCAGCATATATTGCAGCAGCTTGATCCTGGCTCCGGTTCGCTGTCGGAACTACGTCTTCTATTGCTGGACCTGGTATCCTCGCCTTATGGGATGACAGAGGGGAATATAGCCCATCCCCAAACGGCTGTTCAGACCACCGTTGCTCACCGGGCTCGCTTAGCGGACGCTGTAGCTCCGCGTCCTGAGAAGATAGTTGAGGCAAAGGAAACGATGTCTGCAAGTGTCATGAGGAATGATAAGGCTTGGCAGCCAGCAGGAGGAGCGTCAGTGTCAGCCAGCCCTGTCCGGGAGCGGGATGAAGGCATTGCCAGTACGAATGATTCGAGTAAGGCCGGCAAAGGAGTGCGGGTGCACATTATGCTGATGCTGGTCGCATGTGTGGCGATCGCTGCTGTCTGGCGTCTGATCTATCTGGAAGAGCCAAGTAAGCCTAATCTGCTGATCAGTAGCGGTATCAGCATGCTCGTGGCAGGCAGTGCCGCACTCCTCTATCTGGGGCTGCGCAAGCGTGAGCATGTTATAACGGACATGGACGATGCACAGAGCGAGGAGGCTGAAGACATAGCCGGGGCTAGAAGCATAGATCCTCCTGCTGCGGGGAGGCGTATTTTACCTACAGAGCATCCTGCAGAGCATCCGTCTACAAGGTGGAAGCTGCAGCCTGAGGAGCCGAATATGGCTTATACTTCAGTGCAAGAGCATGCGGCTGGCACGTGGAATTCTCCGCCTATCAATCCTCAACTGGAGACTTCAAGCACAGAAGGAGCTCATATGGCACAGGATGATGCGACTGTGCTGCTAGGAGGGCGGCATTCTTCTGTTGTGGCTAATGTGCCCGGCGCATTTTATCTGCATCGGACATATCAGAATAAGAAATCAGTCGTGGAGCTGGCGCAGAGCAAGCTGGTCATCGGCAGAGCTGCAGACAATGCAGGATATGTGGATATGGAGCAGGGCGTCTCAAGAGCCCATTTGGAGCTGGTGAAGAAGGAGGGAGCCGTTATAGCCAAAGATTTGGGTTCGCGCAATGGAACCTTCTATAACGGGCAATTGATGGTACCGTACAAGCAGTACCAGCTAAAGAGCGGGGACAAGCTCCAACTAGCGGGTCTGGATGGGCCGGTGTATGAGCTGCAAGGGGATGAAGCGGCCATCCCGATTAAGCAGGCGAAGAGTACATATAACGGCCAGGCAGTTGGATAG
- a CDS encoding type II secretion system F family protein — MAAIVAVLLLSLWVAELCYSAVRRASPSARLPPLSGASQEQWLNWLSLPMLRLLDRGQLWSRAQVIFNPLHARLVVLRGPNHTVQATKQYAAGALAVSYAAALGSAAVSWAAAEPGVFYIGALCAVIWPIARYKELDKQVRRRRDDILLALPEVLSKLTLLIGAGETLGRALYRCWDRELEQQHHPLYGELGRMCNELDNGVAFHMALESFSRRCAVQEVAMFTTSLLLNYRRGGDRFRLSLQQLAYALWDKRKTVTRTRGEEASSKLVFPLTVIFLVLMVLVGAPAIMMMNL; from the coding sequence ATGGCTGCCATTGTGGCTGTGCTGCTCCTGTCGCTATGGGTGGCGGAGCTATGTTATTCAGCGGTGCGCCGCGCGTCTCCTTCGGCCAGGCTGCCTCCGCTCTCCGGTGCAAGTCAGGAGCAATGGCTGAACTGGCTTTCCCTGCCGATGCTTCGGCTATTGGACCGTGGGCAGCTATGGAGTCGGGCACAGGTAATATTCAACCCGCTACACGCCAGACTAGTGGTGCTGCGCGGCCCGAATCATACCGTTCAGGCGACGAAGCAGTATGCGGCTGGGGCGCTCGCGGTGAGCTATGCGGCGGCACTGGGGAGCGCGGCGGTGTCCTGGGCAGCAGCGGAGCCGGGGGTGTTCTATATTGGGGCGCTGTGCGCTGTGATCTGGCCGATCGCCCGGTATAAGGAATTGGATAAGCAGGTGCGGCGCAGGCGGGATGATATTCTGCTGGCGCTGCCGGAGGTGCTGAGCAAGCTGACGCTGCTGATCGGGGCCGGAGAGACATTGGGCAGAGCGCTGTACCGCTGCTGGGATCGCGAGCTGGAGCAGCAGCACCACCCGCTGTATGGGGAGCTTGGGCGCATGTGCAACGAACTGGATAACGGGGTTGCCTTTCATATGGCGCTTGAGTCGTTCAGCAGACGCTGCGCGGTTCAGGAGGTGGCGATGTTCACAACCTCGCTGCTGCTGAATTACAGGCGCGGCGGAGACCGATTTCGTCTGTCGCTGCAGCAGCTGGCCTATGCGTTATGGGACAAGCGCAAGACGGTGACGCGAACGAGGGGCGAGGAGGCCTCGTCCAAGCTTGTCTTTCCGTTGACCGTAATCTTTCTGGTGCTGATGGTGCTTGTCGGCGCGCCGGCAATCATGATGATGAATTTGTAA
- a CDS encoding type II secretion system F family protein, whose amino-acid sequence MKLSFNVSNGKSVAHKNDSGRLPIYTELELTVSQRIAAICAGSALCFAAGYIFYHSIWIAALIGAAGLRMPRLYRHYLLQRRRNQLKQQFKEALVSLSSSLAAGRSVENAVLAVPADLKFIYADMDSDMLRELDILRLRLENGEPLELGLQDFADRAMVEEITQFVDVFCIGKRSGGDLIEIIRQTSQMLGEKLEIQQELAVMIARKKFESRIMIAVPFVFLALLGLASPDYMEPLYQGSGYVLLTVSLAVLLGCYWWIFKLTDIKI is encoded by the coding sequence TTGAAGCTTTCCTTTAATGTCAGCAATGGAAAGAGTGTAGCTCATAAGAATGATAGTGGCAGGCTGCCCATCTATACGGAGCTGGAGCTGACGGTGAGCCAACGAATTGCTGCCATATGCGCCGGGTCAGCGCTATGCTTCGCTGCGGGGTATATCTTCTACCATTCCATATGGATTGCGGCGCTGATCGGAGCCGCCGGCCTGCGCATGCCGCGGCTGTATCGCCATTATCTGCTGCAGCGTAGACGGAATCAGCTCAAGCAGCAGTTCAAGGAGGCGCTTGTATCGCTGTCCTCTTCCCTTGCGGCTGGGCGCTCCGTGGAGAATGCAGTGCTGGCTGTCCCAGCAGATCTCAAGTTTATCTACGCCGATATGGACAGCGATATGCTCAGAGAGCTGGACATTCTTCGTCTCCGGCTCGAGAATGGGGAGCCGCTGGAGCTTGGCCTTCAGGATTTTGCCGATCGAGCCATGGTGGAGGAGATTACACAATTCGTGGATGTATTCTGCATTGGCAAGCGCTCCGGCGGCGACCTGATCGAGATTATCCGTCAAACCTCGCAGATGCTTGGCGAGAAGCTGGAGATACAGCAGGAGCTTGCGGTGATGATCGCGCGCAAGAAGTTCGAGAGCCGAATCATGATTGCAGTCCCCTTCGTGTTTCTGGCGCTGCTCGGACTGGCCTCCCCCGATTACATGGAGCCATTGTATCAAGGCAGCGGCTACGTGCTGCTGACGGTATCGCTGGCTGTATTGCTGGGTTGCTATTGGTGGATCTTCAAGCTCACTGACATCAAAATATAG
- a CDS encoding DUF5702 domain-containing protein: MMRRGERGSVSVFFILITSFILLFNAVLIDYARIAATNQKLELAARAGVRSVLSAYDEQLYEQYGLFARGGTDGQEIFNHVVDERLAGGTKPADAIRWLDMRQEESHLNTAQLLGKHVVFERQVLEEMKYKAPIDFTLELINRFKSLSGQLQEAAKTADVLEKLRKLYEQRARELAKALELQRAMANTVQASALPGLIEGREGIVSISNGYPSYVSMLESLPHIQGPGVHYMLISINQYQTATYRTINQLQAADSQMMGQHQAGGSKALQAVDAAERINEQIRQLVEQADKSQAGSGYEALDKLDANGGTASAGAGGSTAELRELRNGLDKYVMPSDWFEPFRQEIRQQTEEYGKVGEAVAAFRSKVSIAMAAPSAAESYSLSDEMRRLRQVYGTYRQNYIQPASVLQSREQKLQHLSDDEQQRKEQEKKADKKWKEARKLLGGMKGLPSTEEAKKQFDQLRERYEESMRLNESSNPAQEDANEVEEAQEQATSSLSSLDSMFSGMAGSAESLMEAFYLGEYGYARFQHFEPKQLKQFFAQQEDGSGNEAMLEVSNQEMEYIVYGFHHPASNLAAAFSEIFAVRLAIRTMEGLIECRSMGHPLLVLAAAVVYGLEKAMEDMLMLVDQGSTPLSKYASVRIRYEDYLRVFMLVHGSREAKLSRMMALIELKTGYRLIQMPTGISGEVTASVKLWFLPGIMKQLARTGLFEGKVVGRRYETSKTLGWSYS, from the coding sequence ATGATGCGCAGAGGAGAGAGAGGCAGCGTATCGGTATTTTTTATCCTCATCACTTCGTTTATCCTGTTGTTCAACGCGGTGCTGATCGATTATGCGCGCATTGCGGCAACGAATCAGAAGCTAGAGCTGGCAGCACGGGCAGGGGTTCGCTCTGTGCTGTCCGCTTATGATGAGCAGTTGTACGAGCAATACGGATTATTTGCCCGTGGCGGCACAGACGGTCAGGAAATATTCAACCATGTGGTAGATGAACGACTGGCTGGCGGCACGAAGCCGGCGGATGCGATTCGCTGGCTGGATATGCGCCAGGAGGAATCTCACTTGAATACGGCTCAGTTACTCGGCAAACATGTTGTATTCGAGCGCCAGGTGCTGGAGGAGATGAAGTATAAAGCGCCGATTGATTTTACATTGGAGCTGATTAACCGCTTCAAGTCGTTGTCGGGACAGCTTCAGGAGGCGGCCAAGACAGCCGATGTGCTGGAGAAGCTGCGCAAGCTGTACGAGCAGCGTGCGCGAGAGCTTGCCAAGGCGCTTGAACTGCAACGTGCGATGGCTAACACGGTTCAAGCCTCCGCATTGCCTGGCCTTATAGAGGGGCGTGAAGGGATCGTGTCCATCTCTAACGGCTATCCCTCCTATGTATCCATGCTGGAGAGTCTGCCACATATCCAAGGTCCGGGTGTGCACTATATGCTGATATCGATTAATCAATATCAGACGGCTACATACAGAACGATTAACCAGCTTCAGGCTGCGGATTCCCAGATGATGGGACAGCACCAGGCAGGCGGGAGCAAGGCATTGCAGGCCGTCGATGCAGCTGAGCGGATCAATGAACAGATTCGCCAACTGGTGGAGCAGGCCGACAAGTCGCAAGCGGGCAGTGGTTACGAGGCGCTGGACAAGCTTGATGCGAACGGGGGAACAGCTTCTGCCGGAGCAGGAGGAAGTACAGCCGAGCTTCGAGAGCTGAGGAACGGTCTGGATAAATATGTTATGCCCTCAGACTGGTTCGAACCGTTTCGCCAAGAAATCCGGCAGCAGACAGAGGAATATGGCAAGGTCGGCGAGGCCGTGGCAGCATTCAGAAGCAAGGTCAGCATAGCGATGGCTGCGCCTTCTGCCGCTGAATCCTACTCGCTTAGCGATGAGATGCGAAGGCTCAGGCAGGTGTATGGTACGTATAGGCAGAACTATATTCAGCCCGCCTCCGTGCTGCAGAGCCGCGAGCAAAAATTGCAGCATCTCTCAGATGATGAGCAGCAGCGGAAGGAGCAGGAGAAGAAGGCGGATAAGAAGTGGAAGGAAGCGCGAAAGCTGCTGGGCGGCATGAAGGGACTGCCGAGTACGGAAGAGGCGAAGAAGCAATTTGATCAGCTTCGGGAACGGTATGAGGAAAGCATGAGGCTGAACGAGAGCAGCAATCCGGCGCAGGAGGATGCGAATGAAGTGGAAGAAGCGCAAGAACAGGCTACGTCCTCGCTTTCATCGCTCGATTCCATGTTTTCGGGAATGGCAGGATCAGCCGAGTCTCTGATGGAGGCATTTTATCTGGGGGAATACGGCTATGCGCGCTTCCAGCATTTTGAACCCAAGCAGTTGAAACAATTTTTTGCCCAACAAGAGGACGGCAGCGGGAATGAAGCGATGCTGGAGGTCTCTAATCAGGAGATGGAATATATTGTATATGGATTTCATCACCCCGCCTCTAACCTTGCAGCGGCCTTCTCGGAAATTTTCGCCGTCAGGCTGGCCATCCGAACGATGGAAGGGCTGATCGAATGCCGAAGCATGGGGCATCCGTTGCTGGTGCTTGCTGCGGCTGTCGTATACGGGCTGGAGAAGGCGATGGAAGACATGCTGATGCTTGTCGATCAAGGCAGTACGCCGTTATCCAAGTATGCCTCCGTTAGAATTCGCTATGAGGATTATTTGCGGGTGTTTATGCTTGTTCACGGCAGTCGCGAAGCCAAGCTATCCCGGATGATGGCGCTGATTGAGCTGAAGACGGGCTACCGACTTATACAAATGCCTACCGGCATCTCGGGTGAGGTGACGGCATCGGTAAAGCTGTGGTTTCTGCCAGGTATCATGAAACAGCTTGCGCGAACAGGACTTTTTGAAGGAAAGGTTGTGGGCAGGCGCTATGAGACAAGCAAAACCCTTGGCTGGTCTTATTCATAG
- a CDS encoding TIGR01777 family oxidoreductase, protein MRIAVTGGSGFIGNALVQYFLDRGDEVWVITRSTGRVEHKHPKLHVISWEDVQSKPERLEGIHAIVNLAGESINQRWTEDAKERIIKSRLTAAEKLGKLVRALQRKPDVIINASGISTYGSSETSTFDESSPMVTTDFLSSVVHRWEAAADAIGAKRLVKLRVGIVLGTEGGAFPKMALPYRLFAGGRMGSGKQWLSWIHVEDIVRLIAYCIDNDELQGPVNATAPEPVTNEEFGKAIGRAMKRPHWMPVPAFMLKLLLGELSALLLEGQRVLPQRAIDAGFRYDYPTIDAAMDSLVSTS, encoded by the coding sequence ATGCGTATTGCCGTGACAGGCGGCTCCGGATTTATCGGCAATGCACTCGTTCAATACTTTCTCGACCGGGGAGACGAGGTATGGGTCATAACCCGTTCTACAGGAAGAGTTGAACATAAGCACCCCAAGCTGCATGTCATCTCTTGGGAGGATGTTCAATCCAAGCCGGAGCGGCTAGAGGGCATTCATGCTATCGTCAATCTTGCTGGAGAATCCATCAACCAGCGCTGGACTGAGGATGCCAAGGAGCGAATCATCAAGTCGAGGCTCACAGCAGCGGAGAAGCTGGGCAAGCTGGTTCGTGCCTTGCAGCGCAAACCTGATGTCATCATCAATGCTTCCGGTATATCCACTTATGGATCTTCCGAAACCTCAACATTTGATGAATCAAGCCCCATGGTTACAACTGACTTTCTCTCATCTGTAGTCCACAGATGGGAGGCTGCGGCTGATGCGATCGGAGCCAAGCGCCTGGTTAAGCTGCGAGTTGGGATTGTACTGGGCACCGAAGGCGGAGCCTTCCCCAAGATGGCGCTGCCCTACCGCCTGTTCGCTGGAGGTAGGATGGGCAGCGGCAAGCAATGGCTGTCCTGGATTCATGTCGAAGACATCGTTCGGCTGATTGCATACTGCATCGACAATGACGAGCTTCAAGGGCCAGTTAATGCAACTGCTCCCGAGCCGGTTACCAATGAAGAATTCGGCAAAGCCATAGGACGCGCCATGAAGCGTCCCCACTGGATGCCAGTTCCCGCCTTCATGCTCAAGCTGTTGCTGGGCGAGCTGTCCGCGCTGCTGCTGGAAGGGCAACGTGTTCTCCCGCAACGGGCCATAGATGCCGGATTTCGCTATGATTACCCAACGATTGATGCTGCTATGGATAGCCTTGTCAGCACTTCCTGA